From the Leucobacter tenebrionis genome, one window contains:
- a CDS encoding LysE family translocator, translated as MTFEQAILGFSVVAALLTVVPGVDTALVLRSSISHSRGYSWATALGVLAGVVAWGIAAAVGASALLAASETAYRILSVAGAVYLAWMGLRFIVSSFRGAATHGQDLPELRGSAWRGFTTGLVTNLLNPKVGVFYLAAIPQFVPEGVSPILMGTVLALVHNAFGLIWFAVIIVAGGALGARLRSPRFMRWLDRVTGGVLLLFGIRLALDLRTGP; from the coding sequence ATGACGTTCGAGCAAGCCATCCTGGGCTTCTCCGTCGTGGCCGCGCTGCTCACGGTCGTGCCCGGCGTCGATACGGCCCTGGTGCTCAGGAGTTCGATCTCCCACTCCCGCGGCTACTCCTGGGCCACCGCGCTGGGCGTGCTGGCCGGGGTGGTCGCCTGGGGGATCGCCGCGGCCGTCGGAGCGAGCGCGCTCCTCGCCGCCTCAGAGACGGCCTACCGGATTCTCAGCGTCGCCGGGGCCGTCTACCTCGCCTGGATGGGACTGAGATTCATCGTCTCGAGCTTCCGCGGTGCCGCGACGCACGGCCAGGACCTCCCCGAGCTGCGGGGCAGCGCGTGGCGCGGTTTCACGACCGGGCTCGTCACCAACCTGCTCAACCCCAAGGTGGGAGTGTTCTACCTCGCAGCGATCCCGCAGTTCGTGCCGGAGGGCGTGTCGCCGATCCTCATGGGCACCGTGCTCGCGCTCGTGCACAACGCTTTCGGCCTCATCTGGTTCGCGGTGATCATCGTCGCCGGCGGGGCGCTCGGCGCGCGCCTCCGGTCACCCCGATTCATGCGCTGGCTCGATCGCGTCACCGGCGGCGTACTGCTGCTGTTCGGGATCCGCTTGGCGCTCGACCTCCGAACCGGGCCCTGA